TCCTTCCTGCTGTCCTGACCCCCACGCCTGTGTCCTTAGCTATGTGACACATGGCTCAAAAGCTGGACAGGTGGGACTTAGCAAAGTCAAATTCCATtaccttactttaaaaaatgcatatatgtcagatttctaaaacaaaaaaaggcaTCTCTAGACACTGAAACagagtcttcatttttaaaaccggCAGTCCACCCATGGGGAAGGTTGTCCGAGGGACCATAACAAAAAACTGCTCTGTGACCCACAGCCCAGACTGGCCCTGGAGGCAGTCTCACCGGCGGGTGTCAGTGTGGACCCGGATAAAGCCAGAGCCTCCCTGCCTTCACACTGCAGGGGGTGTGTCTGGGAGGCTGCAGCCTGTCAGCAGGGTCTCAGGCCAGTGTACCTGCAGGGGGACTTTCAGACCCCCAGCCCTGTGCCCTCCGGCTGATCAGCACCGCCTCTGCACTTTGCCAACTTTCTATGCAtgaaatttcactttaaaaagcCAGAGTTGAGCTAAGGTACCCTAGCTTTCAGAAACTGCCTGTGGTTTCCAAACAGGGCAGGGGCCACGGGGGTGGcagtggaggagagggaggccTAGGGGGCCACTCACCCGGGGGCGAAGTCGACTTGGCACATGGGACAGCTCTGCAAGGTCATCGCACCGTCCACTGACGACTGTCGCTGGGAGGGCTGCTCCTCCGAAGGCTGCTCCTCGGCGCTGGGGGTTCCGCGGAGCTCGGGCGCTGCATATTGTTGGGGGGACCCCGTGCGCCCCCGGACCGCGCTGAGCACAAGGTCGGAACCGCCCGAGTTCCCGCCTCGCCCCGGCGGGGGCGCCGGGAAGGGCGTCCAGAAGAAGGTCTCGGTTCCCACGGTGAATGTTTCCGGGGGCGGACGCTCAGGACTGCGCCTGGGCTCCTGCAAAAAGGAGTCGTCGGACCGCGCCCGCCTGCCCGCCCCGGCACAGCTGGAGACCCGGGGCCACGCGGGGACCACTTCACACGCACCTGGCCGGGGAACGCGGGCAGCGGCGGCAGCTCGCCGTCCACGTTCAGGTCTGCGCTCGCGGTGCGCAGCAACTCAGTCCACAGCTTCGCGCACTCGCCGCCGTCCGGGAGGGACCCGGCGGTATTGCTCCGAGGCCTGGGGCGGCGAGGGTGGGCATAATCACAGCACAGGGGAAGCGGGGAGCGGGGCCCTCGGGGAACAGGAAGGAGGACTCAACGGGGAGAGACTGGGGGTGCAGCTCTGCAGTGGGGAAGGAGTGGGGCGGAAGGAGGGCTGGCGGGGCGGGATCGAGGCGGGTTCCAGGGAGCACGTGGGGGCGTGACACCCGGCTACCGCTGGGCCGGGGACACTAGGCCCCACCCAGGACGCTTCCCGCCCCCCGCTTCCCGCTACCCCCAGCCCCCAACCTCACCGGACCCCCAAGGGCGGCCTCCGGCGGCTCAGACTCAGCCGCGACCTCCGCGTAGCCTCCATCCACCCAGACGCCCCACGTCCGGCGGAAATGAGCGGCCGGCGcgccaggccccgcccctggCACAGACCCCGCCCACAACAAGACACACCCCCAGGAGCCCGCCCTGGGTAGCCCGGCCCAGACAAGAGCGGGCCCAGGGTCCCCTCCTCAATGCCCCAGCACCGCGCGGAGAGCTCTGTGGACCCGAAATCGCACTCCCATCTGGGCGCTGGACTCGACCCCCAGACCGTGGGATGACCTCCCTCTTGTGGCAGTATCGGAGGGAGGGAGACGGAGGCCAGAGTTGCTCCCTCCCCCGTGGAGGCAGGACTGAGGTCGCGAGGCTGCCTTGCCCTGAGGGAGCCATTTTCCAGCTGAGCTGGGAGGTGCCGCCCTCAACCCTCAGACCTGGGGTCTGCAGGGACCTCCGAGGAGGTGGAACTGGGCGAGAAGGCGGCCGGGGGCCCTGACGTCCCCACCCGCCGCTGGTCCTGGTTCTGCCCCCTTCCTCTGCCTGGACAATCCTGAGCCTGGGAGATCCTTCTCAGGATGTCCGCGTTTCCTTACAGGAGGGAGGAGCCTAGTTTGCTTAATTAAGAGACGAAGTGAGAAGACCAGGGCCCGGGTGCTCGGAGGTCCTGCGAGGAGTTTCCTGGACACACTGGGCCCCAGACGCTCTCGCTGAGCCAGCGACCTTGCAATCCGCCACTTGGTGGCAGCAGATGCCCAGCCACCCTTGTCCGTTCTGCTGGTGCAGTCGGTGCCCTGGGGTCCCACCAGGGCTGAGGGGTGCGGGGGGTACTGGGTGGCGGCCAACTCCTCTCCAGGCCACAGGCAGATGCCGCCGGGGTCATGGGCTCTCCCTggctcctccccagccccacagCTTCGGGGACTCTGTTCTGCACACCCTTCTGCAGGAACTCCCATAGCCTCCTCACCTCTGCCCCTCTTCACATCACAGACTGCCTCTTCCAACTCGGGTCTGTGGCACCCACCATGTGGCACACTCCAGCCCCCAGGCGCCCCAATCCCCAAGTTGAGGCCACCCAAGTGACCTCCATCCAGCTGCTACACAGACCTCCAGAGCAGAGTGGACTCTCCTGGGCCAGGGACTGGTCTAGAGGCTGAAGACGCTTGGGGGAGTGAATGAGACAGAGCTCTCACCTGGAGCCTGCCAGTTCCTGGGAGACAGCCTGTGCATGTCTAAACAAGGGAGCTGCTACAGTGGGTGGTCTCAGGGCCCCAGAGGAGGTGACCTACCACTTTCCCAGGTGAGAGAAGCCCACGTGAGAGGACTCACAGGCGGGCCTGGAATGTTGCAGGGGCTGGTTGACTGAGGACCCCCGAATGGCTCGCATCAGTGGTCCCCAGCCACAGTCCCCCTACCCTCACCCTGGCTTCAGTCTCCACTGCTTCAGAGCTGTTCCTGGAAGTGTCACTGCATATCTGCATGCCTGCCTGGAGACTCTCAGGAGGAACACCAGTCCTCCTCAAGGCAAGCAGGACCTACCAGGCCTCCAACAGCCAGCCTGTGCCCAGATCTCAGGGCATGCTGAGAAGCTGTGTGGGGACATTTTGTGAGTTACTGATCCCCGCAAAAGGAGCCCTGGGGTCTTCAGCATCCCGGCCACTTCCTCTAAGGACCTCACACCGCCAGCTCCCAGACCCAGGAAGGGTAGCTTGAGGCAGGAGCCAGGAAGGTCTCAGGTGGACCCAGGACAATAGGGAGGCCTGAGGGCAGGTGCCCCAAGGAGGTGCAGGTCCCaggggctgccaggggctggctgAGCCCGGGTCCAGCCTTCAGCATGAGGTGAGCGGGCACCTACTCTCCTATGGCCTTAACCACCCCAGGGGTCTCCTCTACCCTGGGCTGCTGGTGGGGGCAGAACGGAGGCCCTCAGGGCCTGCATGTGGGGATGGCAGAGCCAGAGTGACAAGTCGAAGCTGTCTCCGGGGTCTTCTCCTCTCTGATTTCATCCGGCTGCTGGGGATTAACTCCCCCATCATCACCAGGACCTCCAGCCTGGGACACTTCCACCAAGAATGGAGCCGGGGTGACCCCTGTGCcaagcacacagcaggtgctggcCCCAGCAGGAGTCCTAGCCCCTCGGCCGGCACTCTCCCAACAGCTGCCCGCCGCCTGCCCAGCCCGCGCGGGGACCTTCTGGAGGTGGAAGGAGACTACCTTGTCCCAGCTGTCCCGGCGCTATAAGCAAGATGGAGTGCCAGGAGGGGGTGCTGGAGGAAGTTTAAAAGTTGAACTTGATTAAAAGGCTCCCGTTTTCTGAGCCATCTGCTGCAGTGAGGGGCCATGGGCTTTACTGGGAAATAATTTCTGATTGGGACTGACGCTGCACTACGGAAATGAAATTTTTACAAGCCAAATTCATGTTTACAGAGAATGTTTCAGCGTTCTGAAGGAGGCACCCCTCCAATGAAGCAGAAAGGGCTCcagtgggtgggggtgagggggtgacAACCCCACCCTGCAGCCGCAGGCAAGGCCCAGCTGAGAGACTGCCACCCTCTGGTGCTCTGGCTTCGTCTGTGATGGCGAACCAAGtcccctctcccctttccttccctcccagaatcagggtgcCGTCTGCTGCCAGCTGGTCAGGGCCCAGACCTCTCCAGCACCTTCCGACAACCAGGAGCCACAGGTGTCCAGGCTCCTGGTATCCTCGGAGCCTGGTGACtgtgctctgccctcctctccaTGGAGTGGGTCTTGCCACTGACTGACCCACGCCAAGCCCTCCAACTCTGAGGCAAGCCGGCAGGGTAAGATCTGTCGGCTGGACCCCAGCTGGCTGGTGAGGTCCGAGCCCCACTTGGCTTCCCCATACCCTCCTTTGATTGCTTGAGGGCCAGTTCTGCCATCAGGGCACCCGGCAAGTGGGGTCAAGACGGCGCAGGCAGGCAGAATAGGGCCTGAGGCTGGTGGGCATAACCAGCCCCGTGGAGCAGCGCAGCCTCTGATTGCCAAGTGGAACTGGGGACTGGGCTCCTGTACTCCATGTGGGTGCCCTGTTGGTGCGTGTGCTGCCCAGCTTGGCCTTGAGAGCTGGAGCCCAGCTTTCCCAGGCAGCCACACCTGCTGGCCTGTGGGTGCCAAGGGGGCAAGCAGGCCTGGAGCCATGTGGTGGCGTTCATGGGCATGCGGAGCTCCAGGCAAACAGGCTGGGTTGAAACAGTTGCCAGGGAAACATCGCAGGATCCACTGGGCAGCAGAGCGGGTGCTCAGGGCCCACTCACCCTTGTGGAAGCGAGGGCACCACGGCTTCCTCAGGACCCCTCGTCACGGCTGCAGAGGAGTGGGTGTCCGTAGCCAGGAGCCACCACTGACAGCAGGCTAAAGCCAAGGACCAGCTGGACCTCCAGCCCCCACTTCAAAAGCCTGAAAGTCGTAGGTGGCGGGGGGAGAGATGGTGGCCTGTGACCAGGAGTCCACCCTGGCTACCACCTCTCGCCTGGACAGCCACCCTCTCCCAGCATGCATAGCGAACCTCGTCCTCCCTgaggtcccctccctcccaccccaacaccctcctctgctgctgccctGTGCTCCCCGGCCCCATCTCTGTCCCCACATCTCCACCCCTACTGACCACCAGGCTCTCTTCTGGGGCCTGCCTGCAGAGAAGCCCTCCTGACCCTCCCGAAACCCATCGCCTGGCTGGGTTTTCCTGCCCCACAGTGGGACTCATGGGGCGAGGGTGCCATGTCCTTCCCACAGTGTCCCCGAGCTTCAGGAGTGCTGGGCCCAGAGGAGGGGGCGTGGGAGCTGGCGGGGGCACCACCTTGGCTCCTGTGGAGAATGTTGGTCCAGCAGAGACCAAGCTTTGAGGCTACTGGGCAGCCGAGCAGTGTTCCTGGGAACGTGAAAGTGTGACTTTGCTGGAAATGGGGTCTTTGCAGCTGGAATAGGGTTAAGACGGCGCCGTGCTGGGTCAGGGTGGGCCCTGAGTCCAGCACTACTGGTGTCCTTGCATGAAGATGCATGGCTGGACACAGCCACACAGAGGCCAGCCAGGCAGCAGTGGAGGCAGTGGGCGGAGGCGTGCAGCCACAAATCCAGGAACACGGAGCTGCAGAAGGCCAGAGGTGGTAGGAAGGGTCCTCTCCAGTGCCTCTAGGGGGCTGGGGCCCCAGCAATGCCCTGAGTGTGGAGTTCTGGCCTCCAGAGTGTGAAGGTGGACACCGTTGCTGAGGCCCCCAGTTGGTCATTTGTGCAGCAGCCACTGGACTTGGACACAGGGACTCTCCAAGTTGTCAGCACCACATGCGGCTTGAAGACCCCGAGTgcggaggaggagggggcagcagggTGTCCTCTCTCACCCAGGGTCCCGTCAGCATCCCCAGGACGGGGAAGCTGCTGTCCTGTGGCCGAGAATGTGGCCTGAGGAGAGCCAGCTCTGCAAGTGTCCTGGGGAGAAGGCCGGGTCCAGCGGATCCAGGGTGGGGCAggaccctcccctcctctctgccgCCCCgcctctccccctccttctccttccccctgcctctcccctccccctctgcctcccagagatggcagcctctCCAGATGGAGACCCCGGGGTGGACcggctcctcactgcagtggcctctcaCCTGCTTACAGCTGATCTGCTGGCCAGAGCCTGGCCTTCTAGGCCCCTACTGCATCACCCCCATCCCCCGTTTCTGTGGAGCCATCTCTGATCTCCCGCTGCAGGGGGCCTGACACCGAAAGCTTTGAGCCCCTCCCTGGGGGCCTCTAGGGGCAGGGCGGTCCTTGGCCAGGGCTGGGCGTCCCCCCCAGAGGTGCTGCTGGGCTCAGCTGCgtcctctccctgctcctcctcctccccctactcgtcctcctcccttcccctcccccaccaacccCCCTCCTCTTTTCACAAGGGCACAAAGGCTTTAGCCCCTCCCCGTATTGACTCAGAGGCTAGGTCAGGGGTCAGCAGACGGTTGTTTGGCCTCCCTGGCAGGCCAACGGGTAGGGGTGTGTTGGGGGCTGCAGCTGTGCACCTGGAGTTATTTTACCTGCTTCTGAGTCTCACAGGGATCCCAGCCTTCAGCCACCAGAGATCCCAGCAGCAACCACAGGTCATGAGTCACAGCCTGAGACTCTGCAAGAGATGCTAGGCCCTGGCAGAGGACCTGTGTCTCCTCTTTCCACTGCCAGGTTTGGGGCAGCAGCTGGTCAGGGCATGGCTGCCTGTGTCTGttctggaggtggggggcaggaggggggTGAAGCCAGCTTTCTGACCTGAGACTCCTTGGCCTCACCATCCAGGAGGCAGGAAGCAGGACCCCAGGTCCCACCTTCCATTGCCCTGGGTACTGGGCTGCTCCAGCCTCAGCTGCCACATGGCCCCCAGGGTCCTGGCAACCCCCCAGGCCAGAGGGAAGCCCCAGTCCTGAGTGTCCCCTTTGCAGTCTGCAGGGGACTGTTCAGCCAGTGAGAGCCGTGGCTGCGGCCCTGTGAGTCACTTCTCTGAACCTGCTTCACTCCGGCCTGAAGCCCAAGGTGGGGCCAAGCAGGACGTGGCTGGAGTCAAGCCAGGTGGCCAGTAGGTACCACCCAGGCAGCCGCCCTCCTGCCTAAGCCTCCTTGGCCACTGAGACCACCCTGTCCTCTGCTCCTAGGGCCTccatctcccctcctcctcctcctcctcctcctggggctTCCACCCCCTCGGCCATTCCACAGGGCCTGAGTAGGATgttggcaggagggagggagggttccCAGCTGGGGCAGAAGCCCAGGGGGAGAGCAGGCCCTGCTCAGCCCCAAGGCACCTTCAGGCCCATCTGGCTGCTGAGaagaagggtgggggagggggccaggaggcaggggcagggcaCTTGTGTTGGGCCATTGTCCACCTCCCTGAGCTGCTGCGCCCACCTGCCTAGAGAGCAGTATCCCCGTAAAACATGACTGGGCCCCCAGTCGGGGTGGTGAGGGCCTACCAGGGGTTCAGTAGGCTCTGGAGAAGGGGtgcagccccctcctcccccaccacatCCTTCCTCTCCCTCGGGAGCAACCAGGGGCCCTCTGTGGCCAAGCCCTCCCGACCACATCACTGGTCACCCCACTTGGGCTGGGCCCAGCTGGGCCAGCCTTCCTGGTAGACCCAGTGCACATGGGTCCCCCTCTCTGGGGCCAGCTGAGCCCACACAGTCCTCCTCTGGGCTCAGCCCGGCCTTGACTGTCCACCCACTCAGGAGGGGAGGTGAGGCAGGTCTCTGATGACTCAGGACCACCGGGATGCAGGGCTTGGGGGCCGCATCAGGGCCACAGCTGTGGAAGCTACTGGACAGGACTGGCAGCTGGGCGGCCTCCCCGAACTGCTTCCCCAATACCTGGCCCACAGGCAGCCCAGTTCAGGGCTCACTTCTGGGCATACCCACCCTGTGTCGGAGGTGCCCTGCCTGCCCCACCGACAGGGGGGCTGCCAGCCCCCATCATCAGCTGTGCTGATGAGCCCTGAGCTCTGGGCAGGGacttgagcccatgtctcctgtgctgcTGCCTGGCTGGTGGCCTTGCTGACTTGTTGCCCCTGAGTGGCCACCTTGAGGGTGAAGGTGGTACAGGTGCTCCAAGCACTGCACGGGGACAAGGGGCAGCTTCTCTGGGAGACCCAGGCCAGGAACAGGCAGACAGTGAAGCCAACTCCTTCCATCCTGGGTGCCTGTTTGTCTCACAGGCTGTTCCTGAGCTGGGAGAGGCCCCCTGAGGCCCTTGGGGAGAGGATTACCCACCCGACTCTGCCCACATGCAGCCACCCCAACTGCCAGGGTCTGCTGACCTGCAGCTGGTGTGTGTGGCCAGTGTCCTTCTGGTGTCCCCAGGCCTGGACACCTGGCCTGCCCCTCGGTTAATAAAGACTGCCCCAAATCTCCTGGACCACCACCTCCTTTGAGGGAGCCGTTCCCCGCTAGGTGCCCTGGGGAGGTCGGCCCCCTGGAATAGCAAATTTTCCTCCCCACGTGATAAGAGTTGCTGGCCACATGGGCAGGGAGGATGCGGTTGAGACCTGGGGCCACCCACAGGACTTCAGGCAGTGGTGGGCCATGGGCCTGCACCAAGCTTCCCAGGGCACCCTGCACCACAGGACCCTACGGACCAACCCAAACGGCATGGCTCTCGCCAGGTCCCCAGCTCCTGCCCCCAGTGCTTCACGGGGCTGCAGTCAGTTGTCCCCAGCTTGCCCCCCTGTGCCCTTCTCCGacctgccctctccctcccagcCTTCGTCCGTCTGCCTGCTCCTCCTCTTGGGTCACTCAAAATTAGAGCAGCCATCcctgaaaagggaaaagaagagtgaaattaatcgtaaaaatatatttcattttaacccAACGTATCTAAAATACTGCTTTTCAACATGGAATCGTATGTAAATTATTAGTATGTTTTCACACATTCTTCTCTTTACACTGGGCCTTTGCATTCAGAGTACCACTCCAGGAGCCCAGCTGATATATGGCTGCCTCCTGGGAAGGAGCCTGGGCACACAAGAACCCCGTGCCCACTGGAGCCCGTGGTGGAGATCGGGCTCCTTCTGCCGTGTCAGGGCGGCAGGCTCCAAGGAGGCTCTCCTGTGTGCAGATGCactgtctcttcagttgtgtctgactctctgcaaccctgtggactgtagcctgccaggatcctctgtccataggattccccaggcaaacatactagagtagattgccatgctcacttctagggtatcttcctgacccagggatggaacctgcatctcttacatctcctgcattggcaggcaagttccttaccactagtgccacctgggaagtctgagaCTCTCCTGACTGCCCCCCAAATACCACATCAGGGTGCCGGAGAACGCTGAGATGGGCATCAGGAGCCCCCTCAAGGCCTGCCATCCTCCACCTTGGGCCCGGCCTCTGTACCTCACCTGTGGGCTGGCCTGGGCCCCGAGCCTTGGAAACATGCTCCAGGCAGGGAAGATGAGTGACcacagg
The sequence above is a segment of the Bos mutus isolate GX-2022 chromosome 16, NWIPB_WYAK_1.1, whole genome shotgun sequence genome. Coding sequences within it:
- the FAAP20 gene encoding Fanconi anemia core complex-associated protein 20 isoform X1, whose amino-acid sequence is MEATRRSRLSLSRRRPPLGVRPRSNTAGSLPDGGECAKLWTELLRTASADLNVDGELPPLPAFPGQEPRRSPERPPPETFTVGTETFFWTPFPAPPPGRGGNSGGSDLVLSAVRGRTGSPQQYAAPELRGTPSAEEQPSEEQPSQRQSSVDGAMTLQSCPMCQVDFAPGLAQLDIDGHLAQCLADSTDDIEW